A stretch of the Gemmatimonadota bacterium genome encodes the following:
- a CDS encoding tetratricopeptide repeat protein encodes MAAKEYYMAGLGKLGAGDLEGAIVEFEKAVSDDASFYMAHLGWAQALDRQGKVDEAIEQVNSALQIVPDEALAHTSLSRLYQQKGMIEEAEKEMAISHQLSQNM; translated from the coding sequence ATGGCAGCCAAAGAGTATTACATGGCGGGGTTGGGTAAGTTGGGGGCTGGGGATTTGGAAGGCGCAATTGTCGAATTTGAGAAGGCTGTATCTGACGATGCCTCGTTTTACATGGCGCATTTGGGATGGGCACAGGCATTAGATCGGCAGGGGAAGGTTGACGAGGCGATTGAACAGGTCAACAGCGCTTTGCAAATTGTTCCCGATGAGGCGCTCGCACATACGAGCCTATCGCGATTATATCAGCAGAAAGGGATGATTGAAGAGGCTGAAAAGGAAATGGCTATTTCTCACCAACTTTCTCAAAATATGTAA